From Acinetobacter suaedae, one genomic window encodes:
- the coq7 gene encoding 2-polyprenyl-3-methyl-6-methoxy-1,4-benzoquinone monooxygenase: protein MRHYTGLDQLIHSFDQALRSLVPGATTSQRSNPANDEAAQLCVSDARHVAGLMRVNHSGEVCAQALYHGQALTAKLPHVREEMQQAAVEEQDHLAWCEDRLKELDSHTSVLNPIWYGLSYGMGAIAGIAGDKYSLGFVAETERQVSQHLQEHLQQLPEQDQRSRKILEQMNEDELHHRDTALKAGGVDLPIPVRITMTAISKLMTKTSYYI from the coding sequence ATGCGTCACTACACAGGTCTCGATCAACTGATCCACTCTTTTGACCAAGCATTACGCAGTTTAGTTCCAGGGGCTACAACTTCTCAACGCAGCAATCCTGCAAATGATGAAGCGGCACAACTCTGTGTGAGTGATGCTCGCCATGTCGCAGGTTTAATGCGTGTCAATCATAGTGGTGAAGTCTGTGCTCAAGCGCTTTATCATGGTCAAGCTCTCACTGCTAAATTGCCGCATGTCCGTGAAGAAATGCAACAAGCAGCCGTTGAAGAACAAGATCATCTCGCTTGGTGTGAAGATCGTTTGAAAGAGTTAGACAGCCATACCAGTGTATTAAATCCTATTTGGTACGGTTTATCTTATGGTATGGGCGCAATTGCAGGCATCGCAGGTGATAAATATAGTTTGGGCTTCGTAGCTGAAACTGAACGCCAAGTAAGTCAACACTTGCAAGAGCATCTTCAACAATTACCTGAACAAGATCAACGCTCGCGTAAGATCCTTGAGCAAATGAATGAAGATGAACTACACCATCGGGATACTGCATTAAAAGCAGGTGGTGTGGATTTGCCTATACCAGTGCGTATTACCATGACTGCTATTTCTAAACTAATGACTAAAACCAGTTATTACATCTAA
- a CDS encoding DUF2799 domain-containing protein, which produces MKAFVSISVLAVMLSGCAAMSVEQCKTANWLTVGEKDGSAGYESRLDKYYSSCQKANVVPNQTLYEKGYQKGLGYYCKPESIFNEALEGRGDYRVCPLEKRETLRPYYQVAHEYYQANSEFNRSQSDVSYYLRELDRKDLSVKDKDEYRKRLSDVRSNQNYVQLRYQNAIRNLERFKAEHGLP; this is translated from the coding sequence ATGAAAGCGTTTGTTTCTATATCTGTTTTGGCGGTTATGTTATCTGGTTGCGCAGCAATGAGCGTTGAACAATGTAAAACAGCAAATTGGTTAACTGTTGGTGAAAAAGACGGCTCGGCTGGATATGAATCTCGTTTAGATAAATATTACTCATCTTGCCAAAAGGCCAATGTAGTTCCCAACCAGACTTTATATGAAAAAGGTTATCAAAAAGGGTTAGGGTACTATTGTAAGCCTGAATCTATTTTCAATGAAGCATTAGAAGGGCGTGGTGATTATCGTGTTTGCCCACTAGAGAAGCGTGAAACATTGCGTCCTTATTATCAAGTCGCACATGAATATTATCAAGCAAACTCGGAGTTTAATCGTTCACAGAGTGATGTGAGCTATTATTTACGTGAGTTGGATCGTAAGGACTTATCTGTCAAAGATAAAGATGAGTATAGGAAACGTTTATCTGATGTGAGATCAAATCAAAATTATGTGCAGTTACGCTATCAGAATGCTATCCGAAATTTGGAACGGTTTAAGGCTGAACATGGTTTACCGTGA
- a CDS encoding 2-amino-4-hydroxy-6-hydroxymethyldihydropteridine diphosphokinase, whose translation MNATETIFALALASNVQQLENFNFAYTQIASLGAVEFSSIYEIPCRDGVGADYWNSACLLKSHLSVDEIIDLLKKLEQQSGRVRPSHHISLDIDVIAWGESLEHMQFNPKKLPLALDVKIPLYEIWKTQILQYDQKRRFPIIHI comes from the coding sequence TTGAACGCAACAGAAACAATTTTTGCGCTCGCGCTGGCGAGTAATGTTCAACAATTAGAAAATTTTAATTTTGCTTATACTCAAATTGCGAGTTTGGGGGCAGTTGAGTTTTCTTCAATTTATGAAATCCCTTGTCGTGATGGGGTGGGCGCTGATTATTGGAACTCGGCGTGTTTATTAAAAAGTCATTTAAGTGTTGATGAAATTATTGATCTATTAAAAAAATTGGAACAACAATCTGGGCGTGTTCGTCCATCACATCATATTAGTTTGGATATCGATGTGATTGCGTGGGGCGAAAGTTTAGAGCATATGCAATTTAATCCTAAAAAATTGCCACTTGCTTTAGATGTAAAAATTCCATTGTATGAAATTTGGAAAACTCAGATATTACAATATGATCAAAAAAGAAGATTTCCAATTATTCATATATAA
- the folB gene encoding dihydroneopterin aldolase — MDAIIIEGLKVDTVVGCFNWERQIIQPLMLDLTIHNDLSQAARSDELDDTLNYAQICEIAAQVIQDAKPKLIEHAAQLVLETLFSTFPSIESICITIRKPAIIAQANAVGIRLERNRNNFCARAGE, encoded by the coding sequence ATGGACGCCATTATTATTGAAGGTTTAAAGGTTGATACTGTAGTTGGTTGTTTCAACTGGGAACGCCAAATTATCCAACCGTTAATGCTCGATCTCACTATTCATAATGATCTGTCACAAGCAGCTCGATCAGATGAGTTGGACGATACACTGAATTATGCACAAATTTGTGAGATTGCAGCACAAGTGATTCAAGATGCAAAACCTAAACTCATCGAGCATGCGGCTCAATTAGTGCTAGAGACTTTGTTTAGTACGTTTCCTTCAATTGAATCTATTTGTATTACAATTCGTAAACCAGCCATCATTGCACAAGCAAATGCAGTAGGAATTCGCCTTGAACGCAACAGAAACAATTTTTGCGCTCGCGCTGGCGAGTAA
- a CDS encoding ABC1 kinase family protein: protein MKRNILVDGLRSVARIGETVIVAAQAGVKYATEKPSNAKLMRETFESLGSTYIKLGQFIASTPSLFPREYVQEFQGCLDQTPTLPFSYIQQVLAEEFEGKDLNSIFSFIDENPLASASIAQVHAAKLVTGEDVVLKVQKPGVETILYTDLNVVHWATKLLEKAVPKIKFASLSEIVDEIKTRMVREVDFIEEAQNLDDFVQYLNISGNQAATAPKVYHQFSTRRVLTMQRLYGVPLTDFDVVKQYAKDPTQVLITAMNTWFGSLMLCKSFHADLHAGNLMLLEDGRVGFIDFGIVGQLNPEVWTACMAFMDALQHTNYIAMAENMLKMGMTNQKIDTQVLAADLERLFSGVLLADPQEILSSNPADLNDIMMDMVAVGERHGIKFPRDFALLFKQMLYFDRFMRVLAPYTDIYADQRLKMVHNIEPASLLKH from the coding sequence ATGAAAAGAAATATTTTAGTTGATGGATTACGATCTGTTGCACGTATAGGTGAAACAGTGATTGTTGCAGCACAAGCAGGTGTCAAATATGCAACTGAGAAGCCTAGTAATGCAAAATTAATGCGAGAAACTTTCGAATCGTTAGGTTCAACCTATATTAAATTAGGGCAGTTTATTGCGAGTACGCCGTCTTTATTTCCACGTGAGTACGTTCAAGAGTTTCAAGGATGTTTAGATCAAACTCCAACTTTACCATTTAGCTATATTCAGCAGGTATTGGCTGAGGAGTTTGAGGGGAAAGATTTAAACTCGATTTTTAGTTTTATTGATGAGAACCCATTAGCTTCAGCTTCAATTGCCCAAGTTCATGCTGCCAAATTGGTTACAGGCGAAGATGTTGTATTAAAAGTACAAAAACCCGGTGTTGAAACCATTTTATATACTGATTTAAATGTGGTGCACTGGGCAACCAAACTTCTAGAAAAAGCTGTACCAAAAATCAAATTTGCATCGTTATCTGAAATTGTGGATGAGATCAAAACACGTATGGTACGTGAAGTTGATTTTATTGAAGAAGCACAAAACTTAGATGATTTTGTTCAGTATCTGAATATTTCGGGCAATCAAGCTGCGACAGCTCCAAAAGTGTATCACCAGTTTTCTACACGCCGTGTTCTAACCATGCAGCGTTTATATGGTGTGCCATTGACAGATTTTGATGTGGTAAAACAGTATGCAAAAGACCCAACACAGGTATTAATCACTGCAATGAATACATGGTTTGGTAGTCTGATGTTGTGTAAAAGTTTCCATGCGGACTTACATGCAGGCAATCTGATGTTGCTTGAAGATGGTCGTGTTGGTTTTATTGATTTCGGTATTGTTGGTCAATTAAATCCAGAAGTGTGGACTGCTTGTATGGCATTTATGGATGCCTTGCAGCATACCAATTACATTGCCATGGCTGAAAACATGCTTAAAATGGGCATGACCAATCAGAAGATTGATACCCAAGTTCTTGCAGCAGATTTAGAGCGTTTATTTAGTGGAGTATTATTGGCTGATCCACAGGAAATTTTAAGCTCAAATCCAGCAGACTTGAATGACATTATGATGGATATGGTCGCTGTCGGTGAACGTCATGGTATCAAATTCCCACGTGACTTCGCGTTATTATTCAAGCAAATGTTATATTTTGATCGTTTCATGCGTGTTCTTGCACCATATACCGATATTTATGCTGACCAGCGTTTGAAAATGGTTCACAATATTGAACCTGCTTCTTTGTTAAAGCATTAA
- a CDS encoding HesA/MoeB/ThiF family protein, whose product MHLYSRQILLDGWDIEAQEKLKLANVLIVGAGGIGCTSAELLARAGVGKITIVDADTIERSNLQRQIAFTSNDLGQYKAETLAKHLQEINPHIQVSYQNTRFDETNADELVQHQDVVLDGCDNFTTRYLVNAVCKTHQVPLISASAIGFEGQMFMVESDSACYECLFPKENQTNEGLRCAESGVLATTPVMIASLQAHHTLLFLGLGLTPLKQKLLLWNGLNLTQRILQFEKDVNCPVCQASTSVN is encoded by the coding sequence ATGCATTTATATAGTCGTCAGATTTTATTAGATGGTTGGGATATTGAAGCACAAGAAAAATTAAAATTGGCAAATGTACTGATTGTTGGTGCTGGTGGGATCGGCTGTACAAGTGCAGAGTTACTTGCTCGTGCAGGTGTAGGCAAAATAACAATCGTGGATGCAGATACGATTGAGAGGAGTAATCTGCAAAGACAAATCGCATTTACCTCAAATGATCTTGGGCAATACAAAGCAGAAACTTTGGCGAAACACCTACAAGAGATTAACCCACATATACAAGTTAGCTATCAAAATACACGATTTGATGAAACGAATGCTGATGAATTGGTACAGCATCAAGATGTAGTGTTAGATGGTTGTGATAATTTTACGACGCGTTATCTCGTCAATGCTGTGTGTAAAACTCATCAAGTACCTTTGATTAGTGCTTCAGCAATCGGTTTCGAAGGTCAAATGTTTATGGTTGAATCTGATTCAGCATGTTATGAATGTTTGTTTCCAAAAGAAAATCAGACCAATGAAGGTTTACGCTGTGCCGAGTCAGGGGTACTCGCAACTACACCTGTAATGATAGCGTCATTACAAGCACATCACACATTGTTGTTTTTGGGTTTGGGGTTAACGCCGCTCAAGCAAAAATTGTTGCTTTGGAATGGCCTGAATCTAACACAACGTATTTTGCAGTTTGAAAAAGATGTAAATTGTCCAGTTTGTCAGGCAAGTACGTCGGTAAATTGA
- a CDS encoding PAAR domain-containing protein gives MATPYIVIGCPTTGGGKVISGNSSFLIEGKAIACVGDKATCPKHQTVSTIITGDPYMQVFGKAAARVNDSLSCGCKLLPMQNLAVQDNGPSSSSKAASNTFAPTSTLLKQDNFVADKPKEYGIQFQLKDEQTQKIYSDIPYSIIYKNSGEVETGWTDSEGKTHVINANSPDEVEFQTIDASKPLPPL, from the coding sequence TTGGCAACACCATATATAGTAATTGGTTGTCCTACAACGGGTGGCGGTAAAGTTATTTCAGGAAATAGTAGTTTTTTGATCGAAGGTAAAGCGATTGCATGTGTTGGGGATAAAGCGACTTGCCCAAAGCACCAGACGGTCTCTACAATTATTACTGGTGATCCATATATGCAAGTGTTTGGAAAAGCAGCAGCGAGAGTCAATGATAGTTTGTCTTGTGGTTGTAAATTATTACCGATGCAGAATTTAGCTGTTCAAGATAATGGACCTTCATCATCATCTAAAGCTGCTTCAAATACATTTGCCCCAACTTCTACATTGTTAAAACAAGACAATTTTGTAGCAGATAAACCAAAGGAATATGGTATACAATTTCAGTTAAAAGATGAACAAACACAAAAAATCTATAGCGACATTCCTTATTCAATTATTTATAAAAATAGTGGTGAAGTAGAAACTGGATGGACTGATTCAGAAGGTAAAACTCACGTAATCAATGCGAATAGTCCTGATGAAGTCGAATTTCAGACGATTGATGCATCTAAACCATTGCCTCCACTATAA
- a CDS encoding lipase secretion chaperone, whose amino-acid sequence MTVQNFNNKKIILIAIICLIIFLAFIYWIFKPSVYDQSPQNNSHSQRGINSVSVENNSQGQPSGKLPVLAPSLQGTEIDCPLQVDGDGKLILTIGIRSCFDYFFSSLGEKTETELIGDIRQYLRVTLPETAANYGVYLLDQYVAYTHALKNLKTSTHFKKDEIDKFQNIVDQMSKLQQQFFNAAEIQAFFGNERNFNQFSIDQMRIHANKTLTAQQKATELAKLIDQLPSTLADGVRVSMQFAELQQLTQEIKEKGGSAQELRNMRESLLGVEAADRLEKVDQEEAVWQNQVNNYLSQRDQILKSDVDDASKQRALNQLRNNSFATKEELLRAQTYEMMHDRKKS is encoded by the coding sequence ATGACTGTTCAGAATTTTAATAATAAAAAAATCATTTTAATTGCGATTATATGCTTAATTATTTTCCTTGCTTTTATTTATTGGATATTTAAACCATCAGTTTACGACCAAAGTCCTCAGAATAATTCACACTCACAGCGTGGCATAAATAGCGTAAGTGTTGAAAATAATTCGCAAGGACAGCCCTCAGGAAAGTTGCCAGTTCTTGCCCCATCTTTACAAGGCACCGAAATTGATTGTCCTCTCCAGGTCGATGGGGACGGTAAATTGATTCTCACGATAGGAATTCGAAGCTGTTTTGATTATTTCTTTTCGAGTTTGGGAGAAAAAACAGAAACTGAATTAATTGGAGATATTCGTCAGTATCTACGTGTTACTTTGCCAGAAACAGCAGCAAATTATGGAGTTTACTTACTTGATCAGTATGTTGCTTATACGCATGCATTAAAAAACTTGAAAACCAGCACGCATTTCAAAAAAGATGAAATTGATAAATTTCAAAATATTGTTGATCAAATGTCGAAGTTGCAACAGCAGTTTTTCAATGCGGCAGAAATTCAAGCATTTTTTGGAAATGAACGAAATTTTAATCAATTCAGTATTGATCAAATGCGTATACATGCCAATAAGACTTTAACAGCACAGCAAAAAGCAACTGAGTTAGCAAAGTTAATAGATCAATTGCCTTCTACTTTGGCTGATGGTGTTCGAGTGTCGATGCAATTTGCTGAATTACAGCAACTGACACAAGAAATTAAGGAAAAAGGCGGTTCTGCTCAAGAATTACGGAATATGCGAGAAAGCTTGTTGGGTGTTGAGGCCGCTGATCGTTTGGAGAAAGTCGATCAAGAAGAAGCGGTTTGGCAGAATCAGGTAAATAATTATTTGTCCCAACGCGATCAGATTTTAAAGAGCGATGTTGATGATGCGAGCAAGCAACGTGCTTTAAACCAGCTTAGAAATAACTCATTTGCAACCAAAGAGGAGTTATTAAGAGCACAAACTTATGAAATGATGCATGATCGTAAGAAATCGTAA
- a CDS encoding lipase family alpha/beta hydrolase — MKKKYLNAIVLTTGMLISGGSVVHAGLFSFLSPKASWQNCDVKSCSVGGSTNVTSSYAKTKYPIVLAHGMSGFSAVGPLQYWHGITEDLVSNGANVFVTQQAAFNSSEVRGEQLLLQTKQILAISGAEKVNLVGHSHGTHSIRYVAGLMPEKVASVTAVAGPGKGSDVADAVYDFTQSPVGPVAAPVISAGVNAFGALIGIGSGNYYDQDSLAGLWSLTTAGAAEFNQRFPAGIPTAACGSGRELESNGVRYYSWTGISPFTNALDPFDYALTATSLLIPGDSDGLVPRCSSHLGTVIRDNYAFNHLDEVNQVLGLVGFLQNPVTPFRLQANRLKNLNL; from the coding sequence GTGAAGAAAAAATATCTCAATGCAATAGTTTTAACGACGGGCATGCTCATTAGTGGTGGATCAGTTGTACATGCTGGTTTATTTAGTTTTCTATCGCCAAAAGCATCATGGCAAAACTGTGATGTGAAATCTTGTTCAGTAGGCGGAAGTACAAATGTTACTTCTAGTTATGCAAAAACAAAATACCCAATTGTATTAGCTCATGGAATGTCAGGGTTCTCGGCTGTTGGACCATTGCAGTATTGGCATGGAATTACTGAAGATTTGGTGAGCAATGGTGCGAATGTATTTGTTACACAACAAGCTGCATTTAACTCATCAGAAGTAAGAGGAGAACAACTGCTCTTACAGACCAAACAAATTTTAGCCATAAGTGGTGCAGAGAAAGTAAACTTGGTTGGTCATAGTCATGGGACGCATTCAATTCGCTATGTGGCGGGTCTGATGCCGGAAAAAGTAGCTTCCGTTACTGCTGTGGCTGGCCCAGGAAAAGGTTCAGATGTTGCAGATGCAGTTTATGATTTTACACAGTCACCTGTTGGTCCTGTAGCTGCACCTGTCATTTCTGCTGGTGTCAATGCATTCGGAGCATTAATTGGAATAGGCTCTGGTAATTACTATGATCAAGATTCTTTAGCTGGACTTTGGTCGCTGACGACTGCTGGGGCAGCAGAGTTTAATCAACGTTTCCCTGCTGGAATACCGACGGCAGCATGTGGTTCAGGGCGAGAACTTGAAAGCAACGGTGTTCGTTATTATTCATGGACTGGAATAAGTCCGTTTACAAATGCACTCGATCCATTTGATTATGCTTTAACGGCGACTTCATTACTGATTCCAGGTGATAGTGATGGCTTAGTTCCGCGTTGCTCAAGTCATCTTGGTACGGTCATTCGCGATAACTATGCATTTAACCATCTAGATGAAGTCAATCAGGTTTTAGGATTGGTTGGTTTCTTACAAAACCCTGTAACACCATTCCGCTTACAAGCGAATCGTTTAAAAAATCTAAATTTATAA
- a CDS encoding helix-turn-helix transcriptional regulator: protein MSIPRLHHPHFISSSYVHLLSEVVARWNISAEELFWGTGVEIEKLHDINYKISLTSFKKVIARTIDLTQEQGIGFYASTQLKISSHGLLGFTVAIAKNPLDAILTINQFVSLQCSFVDLHFVVENELAYYNIIYDKSVMDFNNPCDLQAYEFSCVFFLTGFVHLVRFFIPNFKPSIDLQCKCPEYFSRFKHILASSFAEIQYEQPHTRLISSAKFLETPLSMSDPLTSEKFKLLCQKELDELVATQDILHRVKNMIDDPNKGLLNIDQIAQKLNLTKRTLQRMLQEKNVSFQVLYDQVRKAKAQKLLLNPFMTKDEIARNLGYSSLSSFNRAYKRWENQ, encoded by the coding sequence ATGAGCATTCCCCGCCTTCATCATCCACATTTTATTAGTAGTTCTTATGTCCACTTGCTAAGCGAAGTCGTTGCTCGGTGGAATATTTCAGCAGAAGAATTATTTTGGGGTACAGGAGTAGAAATAGAAAAATTGCATGATATTAATTATAAAATTAGTCTAACTTCTTTCAAAAAAGTCATTGCAAGAACAATTGATTTGACTCAAGAACAAGGCATCGGTTTTTATGCAAGCACACAATTAAAAATCAGTTCTCATGGTTTACTTGGTTTCACTGTTGCAATTGCCAAAAATCCACTTGATGCTATTCTAACCATCAATCAATTTGTGAGTCTGCAATGTTCTTTTGTTGATTTACATTTTGTCGTTGAAAATGAATTGGCCTATTACAATATTATTTACGATAAATCTGTAATGGATTTTAACAACCCTTGTGACTTACAAGCTTATGAATTTAGCTGTGTTTTCTTTTTAACCGGCTTTGTGCATTTGGTAAGGTTCTTTATTCCAAATTTTAAACCAAGCATAGATCTACAATGTAAGTGTCCTGAATATTTTTCTCGTTTTAAACATATTTTGGCATCTAGCTTTGCTGAAATACAGTATGAACAACCCCATACTCGCTTAATAAGCTCGGCTAAATTTTTAGAGACACCATTAAGCATGTCTGACCCACTGACGTCTGAAAAATTTAAATTATTATGTCAGAAAGAGCTTGATGAGCTCGTGGCGACACAAGATATTTTACATCGTGTAAAAAATATGATCGATGATCCAAACAAAGGCTTACTCAATATTGATCAAATTGCTCAAAAACTCAATCTAACCAAACGCACTTTACAGCGCATGCTGCAAGAGAAAAATGTAAGTTTTCAGGTCCTCTATGATCAAGTGCGAAAAGCAAAGGCACAAAAATTATTGCTGAATCCTTTTATGACAAAAGATGAAATTGCAAGGAATTTAGGCTACTCATCTCTCTCTAGTTTTAATCGTGCATACAAACGTTGGGAGAATCAATAA
- a CDS encoding superoxide dismutase → MRYLNKGLLTLMVCSSVSISAFANFTQAPLPYKSDALEPAIDQQTMEIHYGKHHKAYVDNLNAQIKTYPELDKLNIEQIQQQISKYNAAVRNNGGGHFNHAFFWESLAPTDKTGKVSPKLLKQINQDFGSFKAFQEQFNQAATSRFGSGWAWLIVNPQGKLEITSTANQDNPLMDIAEKKGQPLLGLDVWEHAYYLKYQNRRADYTNAFWSVVNWNKVNDRYQKASK, encoded by the coding sequence ATGCGATATCTGAACAAGGGTTTACTTACATTAATGGTATGTTCGAGTGTAAGTATTTCAGCTTTTGCAAACTTCACTCAGGCACCATTGCCTTATAAAAGTGACGCTTTAGAGCCTGCTATCGATCAGCAAACGATGGAAATTCATTATGGTAAGCACCATAAGGCCTATGTTGATAACTTAAATGCTCAGATCAAGACCTATCCAGAGTTGGATAAATTGAATATTGAGCAGATTCAGCAACAGATCTCTAAATACAATGCTGCAGTTCGTAATAATGGTGGTGGACATTTTAACCATGCATTTTTCTGGGAAAGCTTAGCCCCAACTGATAAAACGGGTAAGGTAAGCCCTAAATTGTTAAAGCAAATCAATCAAGATTTTGGTTCATTTAAAGCTTTTCAGGAACAATTTAACCAAGCAGCGACCAGTCGTTTCGGTTCAGGATGGGCATGGTTGATTGTCAATCCACAAGGTAAATTAGAAATCACCTCAACAGCAAACCAAGATAACCCATTAATGGATATCGCAGAGAAGAAAGGTCAGCCTTTACTAGGTTTGGACGTTTGGGAGCATGCATATTATTTGAAATATCAAAATCGTCGAGCCGATTACACCAATGCATTTTGGAGTGTGGTGAATTGGAATAAAGTAAATGATCGTTATCAGAAAGCAAGTAAATAG
- a CDS encoding 3-hydroxyacyl-CoA dehydrogenase, which produces MKIQGKHFVITGGGSGLGAATAEYLVEKGASVTLVDMNAEVGEQQAKSLGDQAEFVKLDVTDEQAAEQFFKDVVEKHGSLHGLINCAGVGPSAKVVGKDGVHDLAMFSKVLHINVTGTFNMLRYAADAMSKNSVEEGDEDRGVIVNTASVAAFDGQIGQAAYSASKGAVVAMTLPIARELARHNIRIMTIAPGIMETPMLKGLPQNVQDALGQMVPYPSRLGRPEEFARLVAHIAENAYLNGEVIRLDGAIRMAAK; this is translated from the coding sequence ATGAAAATTCAAGGAAAACATTTTGTTATTACAGGTGGTGGCTCTGGTCTAGGTGCAGCAACGGCTGAATATTTAGTTGAAAAAGGCGCTTCTGTGACTTTGGTTGATATGAATGCTGAAGTTGGCGAACAACAAGCAAAATCTTTAGGTGACCAAGCAGAATTCGTAAAATTAGATGTAACGGATGAACAAGCGGCTGAGCAGTTCTTTAAAGATGTTGTTGAAAAGCATGGAAGTCTACATGGATTAATCAATTGTGCTGGGGTGGGACCGTCGGCAAAAGTAGTGGGTAAAGATGGAGTTCATGATTTGGCAATGTTCTCTAAAGTCTTGCATATCAACGTCACTGGAACATTTAACATGTTGCGTTATGCAGCAGATGCGATGAGTAAGAATAGTGTGGAAGAGGGTGACGAAGATCGTGGTGTGATTGTAAATACGGCTTCAGTTGCTGCTTTTGATGGCCAAATTGGTCAAGCAGCTTATTCAGCATCAAAAGGTGCTGTTGTTGCGATGACTTTGCCGATTGCGCGTGAGTTAGCACGTCATAATATTCGTATCATGACAATTGCACCAGGTATCATGGAAACACCGATGCTGAAAGGTCTGCCACAAAATGTTCAAGATGCACTTGGGCAAATGGTTCCTTATCCTTCACGTTTAGGGCGTCCTGAGGAGTTCGCTCGCTTAGTGGCTCACATCGCTGAAAACGCATATCTCAATGGTGAGGTTATCCGTTTAGATGGTGCAATACGTATGGCAGCAAAATAA
- a CDS encoding AraC family transcriptional regulator: MSKNPPLDLNSAKDTISNALIREALSVAASRGLNIVNIANRAGISAELLTSAKARIPVTQCAQLWIELAESMNDEFLGMDSHPMRRGSYKLLAKLAFEADTLEQAIREILKFLSLILDDIHGELVQNGSKAYLILHDRDQPKRMFTYSTFLMLIHSLMCWLSDQRIAFQKMSFKCHQPVEIQDYRIRFCENIQFHATQNCIEFDAHYLKHKIKKDKQALNDFLRHTPYNLIVRFKNENSLSLQIRRQLLLQPPSEWAELKDIAQQLNMSTATIQRRLKQEGVSYQQLKNDIRCDIAIERLSKTNDSIQSISDDLNFHDPSAFHRAFKKWSGVSPGSYRKSAPNKQNRLHHLG; this comes from the coding sequence ATGAGCAAAAATCCTCCACTCGACCTTAATTCTGCCAAAGATACTATTTCAAATGCTTTGATACGCGAAGCATTAAGTGTTGCTGCAAGTCGTGGCTTAAATATTGTCAATATTGCGAATCGGGCTGGTATTTCTGCTGAGCTATTAACTTCTGCCAAAGCACGTATTCCTGTTACCCAATGCGCTCAACTATGGATAGAGCTTGCTGAAAGTATGAATGATGAGTTTCTTGGCATGGACTCCCACCCGATGCGTCGTGGCAGTTACAAGCTATTAGCAAAACTTGCATTTGAAGCAGATACACTAGAACAAGCTATTCGAGAAATTCTAAAATTCCTAAGTTTAATTCTTGATGATATTCATGGTGAGTTGGTTCAAAATGGAAGCAAAGCTTATTTAATTCTGCATGATCGTGATCAGCCGAAACGAATGTTCACCTATTCAACGTTCTTGATGTTAATACATAGCTTAATGTGTTGGTTAAGCGACCAACGAATTGCATTCCAAAAGATGTCTTTTAAATGCCATCAACCTGTTGAAATACAAGACTATCGAATTCGTTTTTGTGAGAATATTCAATTTCATGCAACGCAAAATTGTATTGAATTCGATGCCCATTATCTCAAGCATAAAATTAAAAAAGACAAACAAGCATTAAATGATTTTCTAAGACATACACCCTATAACTTGATTGTACGTTTTAAAAATGAAAATTCGCTTAGTCTCCAAATTCGTCGTCAACTGCTATTGCAACCACCATCAGAATGGGCCGAACTGAAAGACATTGCACAACAATTAAATATGTCTACAGCGACGATTCAAAGACGACTGAAGCAAGAAGGTGTAAGTTACCAACAACTTAAAAATGATATTCGTTGTGATATTGCAATTGAGAGACTAAGCAAGACCAACGACTCTATCCAAAGTATTAGTGATGATCTTAATTTTCATGATCCAAGTGCTTTCCATCGTGCTTTTAAAAAATGGAGTGGCGTGAGTCCAGGAAGTTATCGGAAATCTGCACCGAACAAACAGAATCGCCTACATCATTTAGGCTAG